The genomic interval GAATGAGTTAATTAAATGACGATATTTATGAGTGTTTGCGCCAGAATTGAAACTTGTTTCTAATGTCTGTCAACCGATAATCTTCAAACCACCCACCCATGCCTACCGAACCATTATACCAGACTACTGCCAGGCCAGAGGTAATCATGCGGAACAACCAAACTTATATTTTCCAGAATGGCCTTACTATCATTACACCCATTGATCCGGCCCGAGATATCCATCAGTTGTATGAGTTACTGAGTGGAATTGGCAATAACATTAACAAGCAGGAAACTATCCGGTTTCAGGCTATGAAAACGCTGCATTTTGCCCGATGGTTTATTATTGAAGGAGCCGCCGATGCAGCCGGAAATGCTTTTGGAAACAGCCTGGCATTCGCCACCGATTTTGACGGAAATCCCCATGAACACCTGCTGGAACTGCTCCAAACTTCCGGCCCGGGCATTGATCAGATATATGGTTTTTGCAAAGGATATCCGCCCAATGGAAGCCGGTCTCCAGAAACTGTAGTGAACTATTTTTTATCACATAGCCAGAAAAATCAATTGCTGTGGTCCTGTGTCAGGGGAGGTACAGTGGAACAATTATTAGGTGAAGAAAAATTGCGGCAAGCTATCCAAACCATTCTAAAAACCCAGCAAGGTAAACTCGATCAACTGAACCCAGAAGAAATCCGTAACCTTATAAAAAACTACATTGCTCAACAGCCTGATCTGCGCTGGGCGCTTCAGAAACGGGCTTCTCCCAAGCTGGAATGGAAGATTCAGTATTATGGAAAACTGGTATTCCGTCTGCTATCATTATTGCTGTTATCTCCGGTGCTGGTTTTTCTGTTTATTCCCTTCTGGGTATTTGTGCTTTCCCGGATATTTGAAAAACGAGATGAGCGCAAAGAACGGGAAAAGATTCAGCCCAAAGCAATTAGAAAGCTGGTGGAAAAGGAAGATCATATTCCGATGAACCAGCTTACCATATATGGCACTATCAAAAAGCCCTACTGGTACCGGCTTACTACCCTCAAAATAGGCTTATGGCTATTTGCCACCAATGGTACGTACCGTTCCAATAAAGGAAAACTAAGCGGTATCGAAACCATTCATTTTGCCAGGTGGTGTATTTTTAACCAGGGAAAAAACGTAATGTTTCTAAGTAATTACGACGGTGCCTGGGAAATTTATCTGAGCCAGTTCATCGACCGCTCGGCTGCTGCGATGAATCTCACGTTTGGAACTACGGTGGGCTATCCGCCAGTCCGGAATTTGTTTTGGGGTGGTGCTTTTGATGAACAGGCTTTCAAAATAGTCGTGCGCAAAAACCAGTATCCCAGCCAGGTATTTTATAGTGCCTATCCCTATTCAACGGCAAAAAACCAACTCAATAATTCCCACATCCGCAAAGGACTGAACGGAGAATCTAAAGAAAGCTGTGAGGAATGGCTAAAACGCTTGTAATAACAGTATGAAGTAGTAAGTATTGCATACCAAGCGTGTTTTCGCATAGATAATAAATAAAAATTGCATGATAGCCTAGTACTGAAATATAAAGAATAGCTAACAACCAAGACCTAACAACGAGCAACCATACGGATATGGAAGAAATGGTAGAAAAAGATGATGTACAAGGCATCATTTTTAAAGGATATGCCAGACTGGAGTGGGCCAGTTATATTCTGCTTCATTTTACAGAACCTGCACCAGCCAGAAAATGGATCGCTGATTTATCAACCCGGATTCTTTCTGCCGGTACGTCCAGCCGTGATCAGTCTACCGCTATTCATATAGCCTTTACCTGCCCCGGACTGGCAAAACTGGGCTTGAGTGCGGAAGAACTGGCTACTTTTCCCAGGGAATTCACCGAAGGAATGGTTACTGAACACCGGCAGCGAATACTGGGCGATTGTAATGAGGGTGAGCCGGCCAGATGGATATGGGGTGGCCCCAATGATACTATAGAAATTCATGCCATGTTGCTAGTATACGCCCTGGATAATGCCACAATGGTAGAGCTGTATTTCTCAGAAAAAATACTCTGGGAACAAGCAGGAATACAGTCTGTTCATGTAATGGAAGCCCATTTTCTGCCAGATGGAAAAGAACATTTTGGGTTTCGTGATGGAATCAGCCAGCCGGAGATCAAATTTGCAGGCCGGGATGAATCTTCGCATGAGGCCAATCATATCAACCCGGGTGAGTTTCTATTCGGCTATAAGAATGAATACGAAAAATATACCTACAGCCCCAATATTTCCCCGGAAAATGATCCGCAAAACCTGTTGCCGCCAGATAAAAACTTCCCGCAGATGAAAGATCTGGGGAGAAACGGCAGTATGATGGTATTCAGGCAGCTGCACCAGCAGGTACAAGCGTTCTGGCAATTTATGCAAGCCCACACAGACCAGGCACCTTCATCCATTAAAAACCCCCTGGAATACGTAGCTTCTAAAATGATGGGCAGGTGGCCAAATGGCGCTCCACTCACCAAATGTCCGGTAGAACCACTCTCAGAATTCGAGGATTGTAATGATTTTGGCTATGCACAGAAAGATTTTGATGGTTTTAGCTGTCCGGTAGGGGCTCATATTCGCCGGGTAAACCCGAGGGATAACTTTCTCCGGGATAGCACCGGGAATCCGGAAAAAGACATTAAAAAATCCCAGGTGTTCATGAAGCGTTTCCGGGTGATCCGCCGGGGAAGGCCGTATGGTCCGCCACTGGCAAAAAGTATGCTTCCGCAGGATATATTAAAAACCGAAGATTCCGGAGAGGATAGAGGAATATTCTTTATGTGTTTCAACTCTAACATCGGCCGCCAGTTCGAACTCATTCACCAGACCTGGATCAATAATCCCAAATTAGCCGAACTTTACGAAGATCCTGATCCGATTGTCGGCTTTCCGGAAATGATGGAAAACGGTGCAGTAAGCTCTTTCACAATGCAGGCTTATCCGGTACGCAGAAAAATAGAAAATATTCCCCGCTTTGTCTGGGCAAGAGGGGGAGGGTATTTCTTTATGCCCGGCATTAAAGCGCTGCAGTATCTGGGCAGCCGGTGAGAATACTGTTTTTTAGCAGCGACTTCCCGGAATTATAGCCTTTTCCTCTTCTCTACATCTTAAAATAAAGTAAATTAAGGTTCAAAAGCACACGGCTGCAACCCTTGAATATAAAATGGCATCCATAACTGGCATGAACCTTTTGCATGCGTATTGAGAAATGGCAACTTATTTATTTGAAAACCACTACAAAGATACCTGGGTGAAAGTCATTGGTTCATTGCTGATGGCACATTTTATCAGGGCTATTGGCAGCAATGAATCTATTCTGGAAATGCTGTTGCAGCCTTTTTATTATGTGGAAGTGCTTTCGGGTACAGTGGTGGCATTGCTTACCTGGGAAGTAGTAAGCCGGGTTACCAACTGGCTTGACAGAGCCTATGACTGGGTGGAGCACAGCACCTCAAGAAGTTTTCTGCAATTAATAGGCGGGGTAATACTGCCCTCGCTGCTTATATTTTTCCTGATCTATCTGCAATTCAAGTATATTATCCAGTATGATATCTTCCAGACACAGTGGCTGTTGTACGAATATCCGGTAAGTATTTTGTGTGTCATTACAATCAATGGGTATTATGTAGGGTATTATTTTTATAACCAGTATCAGCAAACCAGTCAGAAGCTGGAAAATACGTTAAAACACCAGATTGCTTCATCCATTTCTTTACCAGTACCTACCTCTATTGAAAAAGCGAGTGAGCCAAAGCTGCAAGTACTGATTGTTACCAAAGGTTTTAAAAATGTGCCTGTTGCGGTAGAGGAAATAGCGTATTTTTATATTCAATCTCCTCATACTTACCTGAAAACTTTCCAGGATGAAACGTTTCTGATTACCCAGATACTGGATGAACTGACAGCATGCCTGCCAGAGGATATTTTTTACCGCGTAAACCGCCAATATATTGTAAATATAAAAGCCTGTGAATCCTATGTCAGTATTGAAAATGGCAAGCTGGAGGTATTTTTCACACCTGCTCATAAAGAACCCATCATTGTCAGTCAGAAAAAGGCAAAGGAATTTAAGGAATGGGTAGTAAAAAGTTAGTCAATGGTCATTCGTTATTTAGAGAGGTAGTAAAAGGCTATATTCAGTTACAAAATTCCTCATACCTAATGACCACTGATCAGGTTACTTCCGGAGGGTGAAGAAAAAGGTAGATCCTTTGCCAGGTGTTGATTCTACCCAGATCGTACCGTGATGGCGTTCTACAATACGTTTGCAGGTAGCAAGGCTCAATACCAGCCCCTTCATATTCATCCCGGCTATGCAGCCGCTGAAAAACCTGAAAAATCTTGCCGGCATATTTCATATCCATCCCTATGCCATTGTCTTGTACGCTGATCAGTATATGCTCGCCTTGTTCGGTGGCTGAAATATGGATTTCCGGCGGAAGTGTACTTTTGAATTTGATGGCATTGCTGACCAGGTTCTGGAATAACTGTACAATTTGCGATGCAACTACTGGTACTGCTGGTAAATCGTCTATTATAACCTGTGCATGAGTTTGCAGAATGCGTGCCTGTAAATTGTAAATAGCTACTCCGGCCAGATCTGAAAGAGGAGTAAGTTCAAAGGTTTTAGCTACTGTATTAATTTTGGAATAATTGAGCAGCGAACGGATAAGCATTTTCATCCGGTCGGTAGAAGTAACAATAAATTCGATGAATTCTTGTCCATCTGCATCCAGTACAGGTTTGTATTTCTTTTCAAGCAACTTGGCAAAACTGGCAGCCGTATTCAATGGTTCCTGCAAATCATGGGAGGAAATAAAGGCAAACTGTTCGAGATCGGCATTAGACTGTTTGAGTTCGATGGCTTGTTGTTCCAGCGCTTCCTGAATTTCCTTCATATCCGTTACATCCACCATAGAGCCCAGCATCCGGATAGCTTTTCCCTGCTCGTTATGCAAAATATACGTCCTGTCCAGAATATAGGCATAGGTGCCATCTGCCCGGCGGAAGCGGTATTCATCTGACCATTGCTCGCCTTTACTTTCTATGACCTGATGAATTTTTTGCAATACCCCTTCCAGATCATCCGGATGAATGCGGCTGTACCAGGATTCTGGCCCTACTTCTATTTCGTCGGGCTGGTAGCCGAACATATTCTTAAATCCTTCATTCCACCAGATCACATCTGTCTGTAAATTCCAGTCGCGTACGGCATCATTGGTGGCACGGGTCACCAGCCTGAATCGCTCTTCACTTAAAGTCAGGTTTTGCTGTGCTTTTTTCTGTTCGGTTATGTCGAGTACGTAGGCAACACCCTGTTGAACATCATCCTGCAGCAATACTCCTCCAATAATAATGGGTACCAGACTTCCATCTTTGCGAATGTATTCTTTTTCGAGGGCGGCGCTGGTGCCAGTGGCTAAAAGCTGCTGAAGTGTCAGTTGGTCTAAGGAAGCGTATTTTGCCGGAGTAAGTTGTTGCCAGTTAATTTTCCCGGAGGCTATATCTTCTCTGGTATAGCCAATCATCTGGAGAAACTTATCGTTGGCCTCTGATATATGCCCATTTACATCCCATAAAAATATTCCCAGCATATCCGATTCGAAGATCCGCCGGAACTTGGCTTCACTGGTAAGAATGGCTTCTTCTGCCAGCTTGCGCTCAGTAATATCGGCCATTGCTCCCACCATCCGGAATGGTTTTCCTTGTGTATCCTGCTGTACAAAACCCCTGTCGAATACATATGCGTACGAACCATCTTTTCTCTGGTGGCGGTATTCATCCGACCATACTTGCTCACCTCTGTTTATCACTCTTTGTATATGGTCAATAATCTGGTCCTTATCTTCCGGATGAATCCGGCGGGTCCATTCTTCAATAGTATGGAGTGTTTCATTTGGTTCATATCCGAAAATTACCGAATAGCCTTTGCTATAGGTGAGCTCACCGGTGATCAAATTCCAGTCCCAGATGGCATTGTGTGTTACATAGGAGGCAATTTCATAGCGTTCCTGGCTGATGGCAAGGTCTTGGGTGCGTTCAGTTACCCTTTTCTCCAGTTCCTCATTGAGCAACATCAGTCTGGTTTCGCTTTTCTTTAATTGTTCCTCTGTTATTTTCTGGCCGGTGATATCAATAGATATATTGAGCACATGCAGCACTTTCCCACTGGCATCTCTGTCGAAAACAGTACCGCTGGTATGCAGCCACCGCCATTCCCCGTTGTGGTGACGCAGCCTGTATTCAAAATCTACCACCGTTTCGGGATCATTGGCCTGCTTTGCATTGGATTGCTGTATTGCTTCCTGGTTGCTTGCCATCAGATTTTCTGCCTCATCGGGATGTAGTAAAGATATCAGCAGGGAAACCCCTTGTTCCAGTAAGTTTTCCCTGGCGTAACCCATCATCGGTTCAATGGCTTTATTTACATAGATATACTGGCCAGTGTGTATATTGTATACTGTAATCAGGCAGGGAACCAGGTCTGTTATCTTATCAGTGAATGCTTTTTGTTCTTCCAGCACAGTATCCAGTTTTCGCCTCAGTTCAATCTCCTGAAATAGCTGTTCATTCATGCTGGTGAGCTCTTCATTTGCGGTTGAAAGCTCATTGGTCCGTTCCTGAACCCGTTTTTCAAGGGCTTCTTCGGCAAGTTTCTGGTCCTGTATATCGGTGCAAGTGCCAACCCAGAGCGTAATTTGCCCGGCTTCATTCCGTACAGGCAATGCTCTTCCCAATAGCCATCGATACATTCCTTCCGGCTCTTTCTTAAACCGGTATTCGCATTCATATTTTTCTCCGGTCTGCATCGCCCGGCTCCATTTCTGAAGCACCCGGTCTATATCTTCGGGATGAAAAAAAGATTGCCATCCCCATTCCAGAAGCTCATGTACTTGCTTGCCGGTATATTCTGCCCATTTGTGGTTCACATACGATACACCTCCATCCGGCCTGGAAGTCCAGGCTAAATGAGGCATTGTTTCAAGTATCGTTTGAAAAGGAGGAAAGAGGACAGTAGAATCAGTTACTGTAATTTTTTTTAACAGAACAGAAGTGCCGGCAAACTGTTCTTCTGCATCCCGCAACGGAGAAAACGTAATTTCCAGGCTTATTGTATCCCGGTACATTATTTTCTCCCTCACGATGCTTGTCCGGTTTATTTCTGGTAAAAGCAGGGATGGAAAAAGTGCTGTGATGGGCAACATCCGGCATTCCCGCATTGTTCTGCCGGTAAGCCGTAAAAAAGACTCATCGCAGAATGTAATCTGATCTGCTGTATTTAAAATGGCGATGGCACTTTCTGCAGACGAAGATTCTTTATCTGGCAAATGTTGGGAGTGAATATCACCTGCCCCTTGCGCATTATGTATTGACATACTGTGATACCCGTATACTTGTGAAGTGAAACCAGCATTGCTTTACAAAGTATAGCTTTATATTAGATTCACCGGTGATAATTGAAAAAGCATTCATTGGCTTTTTGAAAGTTACCAGTTAAGGTATACTATTAGTTGCCATACGATAAATGCTATAATTGAATTAAAAAATTTATATAAAAATCTGCTGTTGCAACCCGTAAAACAGCTCTTAGCTGTTTTCAAAAGCATACTTCGGGTACCAACTACAATAAGTGATAGTTTCATCAAAAGCCTTGTTCCAAAGCAAAGATTTGAAAGTAATTTTTTTTACTTATCTGAAAAGGAAGCAAATCAGATTTGTTGGAAATATCCAATCAGGATTTAACGTAAAAAATATAGACAGGTTGCTGCAATAAGTTGATTTTATCAGGCAAGCTGCACAAAAAGATTCTGGTTAATTTTCTATCCTATACACCCTTTGCAGGCGGATTCCGTATGTAGCAGCGAACGATCCATTCTGGTAAAATATTAAACCACCTATATGAAAATTATTCCTATTTCCCCTCCCAGGGTATTTGTAATCGGAGCTGGTATGGTAGGGGCAACAGCAGCCTATACCCTGCTGATCCGGGAAATTGCCTGGGAAATTGTTCTCATCGATGTACACCAGGAACTGGCGGAAGGCCAGGTGATGGATATGAACCATGCTTCGGCTTTTGGTTCGGGCGTTCGGGTACGTACTGGCAATTACAGCGAAATCCGGGAAAATGATATTATTGTTATTACCAGCGGCGCTTCCCAGCAAGCAGGCGAAGACAGGCATAAAGCGGCAGAAACCAACGCGAACATTATCAAAGAAGTGGTTGCCAAAATTATGAAGAAGGGAGTGCCAGTATTTATTTTGATGGTAACCAATCCGGTAGATGTGCTTACCTATGTTGCCTATAAGGAATCTGGTTTGCCGGCCGAACGGATATTTGGAACCGGCACTTCACTGGATACAGCCAGGCTCAGGTTTATGTTGTCGCAGCGGCTCAAGGTAAATGCCAGCAATACAGTGGCTTTTATTCTGGGTGAGCATGGCGATACTTCATTTCCGGCCTTAAGTGCTGCTACCATTGAAGGTATCCCGCTGAAAAAATATACCACTTATAAAGAAGAGTTCACCAAAGGCATCATGCAGGAAGTACGGGAGTCTGCCTATAAAATTGTAGCTGATAAAAAAGCGACGTATTATGGAATTGGTTCTACCGTTGCCGACCTGGTGGCTGCCATTATAGAGAACAAGCATAAGTTATATGCGGTAAGTGGCCTGCTGAATGGGGAATATGGACATACTGGCGTTGCGATTGGAATTCCTGCCTTGCTTTCCGGTTCCGGGGTAAAAGTGCAGGAAAACTATCCGCTGAACAGCCAGGAAACCAGGCTGCTGCACAAATCAGTGGAGTTTCTGAAGGAAAGTATTAAAAAGCTAGGGTATTGAATGGATTATTGTCAACTGAGAATTATTTGAAATTATCCATTTCTTAACATTATGATGGCAAATAAACCTATTGTAACTATTACATTTTTCCGGTTTTCCGGCCTTGCCAAACTTTGGGCTTTGCAGCAAATGCAGCTTGCTGCCTATTCCCTCAACCACTTACCTGGACTACAATTTTACAAACTTTTGGGAAGCGGCTATGGGAGTGGTTTTAGCATGCGCCCCGATTTTTCAACATTTGCCCTGCTTTGCAACTGGACAGACGATCAGGCGGCACACCAGGGTTTATATGGCTCACACATTCTGCAAAAATTTAAAAAGGAGTCTGATGAGCAGTGGACTATTTATATGCATACCCTGGCTTCTCATGGACGCTGGTCTGGTATGGCTCCGTTTGGACTTGCCAGCCAGCCTCAGGATTCGGGTGGAGTAATTGCTGTACTGACCAGAGCTTCTTTGCATTTCAAACACTTAATTGATTTCTGGAAACATGTTCCTTCCGTAAGCCAGGCTATACAAGATAATCCGCATCTGATTTTTACAAAAGGTATTGGTGAAGTGCCACTCATTCACCAGGCAACTTTCAGCTTATGGACTTCCCAGCAGGACATGATGGCATTTGCCTATCAGAATCCTTTTCATACTGAAGTGATTCGCAAAACCAGGGAAATGGGCTGGTACAAAGAGGAGTTATTTGCCAGATTTAAGCCTTTTCATTCAGAAGGAACCTGGCAGGGACAAGATCCACTGGCAACCTATCTTTCTCCTCACTTAGACGAAAAAGCTTCCTGATAATTACC from Rhodocytophaga rosea carries:
- a CDS encoding Dyp-type peroxidase; the encoded protein is MEEMVEKDDVQGIIFKGYARLEWASYILLHFTEPAPARKWIADLSTRILSAGTSSRDQSTAIHIAFTCPGLAKLGLSAEELATFPREFTEGMVTEHRQRILGDCNEGEPARWIWGGPNDTIEIHAMLLVYALDNATMVELYFSEKILWEQAGIQSVHVMEAHFLPDGKEHFGFRDGISQPEIKFAGRDESSHEANHINPGEFLFGYKNEYEKYTYSPNISPENDPQNLLPPDKNFPQMKDLGRNGSMMVFRQLHQQVQAFWQFMQAHTDQAPSSIKNPLEYVASKMMGRWPNGAPLTKCPVEPLSEFEDCNDFGYAQKDFDGFSCPVGAHIRRVNPRDNFLRDSTGNPEKDIKKSQVFMKRFRVIRRGRPYGPPLAKSMLPQDILKTEDSGEDRGIFFMCFNSNIGRQFELIHQTWINNPKLAELYEDPDPIVGFPEMMENGAVSSFTMQAYPVRRKIENIPRFVWARGGGYFFMPGIKALQYLGSR
- a CDS encoding LytTR family DNA-binding domain-containing protein, whose protein sequence is MATYLFENHYKDTWVKVIGSLLMAHFIRAIGSNESILEMLLQPFYYVEVLSGTVVALLTWEVVSRVTNWLDRAYDWVEHSTSRSFLQLIGGVILPSLLIFFLIYLQFKYIIQYDIFQTQWLLYEYPVSILCVITINGYYVGYYFYNQYQQTSQKLENTLKHQIASSISLPVPTSIEKASEPKLQVLIVTKGFKNVPVAVEEIAYFYIQSPHTYLKTFQDETFLITQILDELTACLPEDIFYRVNRQYIVNIKACESYVSIENGKLEVFFTPAHKEPIIVSQKKAKEFKEWVVKS
- a CDS encoding PAS domain-containing protein, which gives rise to MSIHNAQGAGDIHSQHLPDKESSSAESAIAILNTADQITFCDESFLRLTGRTMRECRMLPITALFPSLLLPEINRTSIVREKIMYRDTISLEITFSPLRDAEEQFAGTSVLLKKITVTDSTVLFPPFQTILETMPHLAWTSRPDGGVSYVNHKWAEYTGKQVHELLEWGWQSFFHPEDIDRVLQKWSRAMQTGEKYECEYRFKKEPEGMYRWLLGRALPVRNEAGQITLWVGTCTDIQDQKLAEEALEKRVQERTNELSTANEELTSMNEQLFQEIELRRKLDTVLEEQKAFTDKITDLVPCLITVYNIHTGQYIYVNKAIEPMMGYARENLLEQGVSLLISLLHPDEAENLMASNQEAIQQSNAKQANDPETVVDFEYRLRHHNGEWRWLHTSGTVFDRDASGKVLHVLNISIDITGQKITEEQLKKSETRLMLLNEELEKRVTERTQDLAISQERYEIASYVTHNAIWDWNLITGELTYSKGYSVIFGYEPNETLHTIEEWTRRIHPEDKDQIIDHIQRVINRGEQVWSDEYRHQRKDGSYAYVFDRGFVQQDTQGKPFRMVGAMADITERKLAEEAILTSEAKFRRIFESDMLGIFLWDVNGHISEANDKFLQMIGYTREDIASGKINWQQLTPAKYASLDQLTLQQLLATGTSAALEKEYIRKDGSLVPIIIGGVLLQDDVQQGVAYVLDITEQKKAQQNLTLSEERFRLVTRATNDAVRDWNLQTDVIWWNEGFKNMFGYQPDEIEVGPESWYSRIHPDDLEGVLQKIHQVIESKGEQWSDEYRFRRADGTYAYILDRTYILHNEQGKAIRMLGSMVDVTDMKEIQEALEQQAIELKQSNADLEQFAFISSHDLQEPLNTAASFAKLLEKKYKPVLDADGQEFIEFIVTSTDRMKMLIRSLLNYSKINTVAKTFELTPLSDLAGVAIYNLQARILQTHAQVIIDDLPAVPVVASQIVQLFQNLVSNAIKFKSTLPPEIHISATEQGEHILISVQDNGIGMDMKYAGKIFQVFQRLHSRDEYEGAGIEPCYLQTYCRTPSRYDLGRINTWQRIYLFLHPPEVT
- a CDS encoding L-lactate dehydrogenase, which gives rise to MKIIPISPPRVFVIGAGMVGATAAYTLLIREIAWEIVLIDVHQELAEGQVMDMNHASAFGSGVRVRTGNYSEIRENDIIVITSGASQQAGEDRHKAAETNANIIKEVVAKIMKKGVPVFILMVTNPVDVLTYVAYKESGLPAERIFGTGTSLDTARLRFMLSQRLKVNASNTVAFILGEHGDTSFPALSAATIEGIPLKKYTTYKEEFTKGIMQEVRESAYKIVADKKATYYGIGSTVADLVAAIIENKHKLYAVSGLLNGEYGHTGVAIGIPALLSGSGVKVQENYPLNSQETRLLHKSVEFLKESIKKLGY
- a CDS encoding spheroidene monooxygenase, giving the protein MMANKPIVTITFFRFSGLAKLWALQQMQLAAYSLNHLPGLQFYKLLGSGYGSGFSMRPDFSTFALLCNWTDDQAAHQGLYGSHILQKFKKESDEQWTIYMHTLASHGRWSGMAPFGLASQPQDSGGVIAVLTRASLHFKHLIDFWKHVPSVSQAIQDNPHLIFTKGIGEVPLIHQATFSLWTSQQDMMAFAYQNPFHTEVIRKTREMGWYKEELFARFKPFHSEGTWQGQDPLATYLSPHLDEKAS